DNA from Paludisphaera mucosa:
GATGGCCGGCGCCTTGCAGCGGCGGCTCGACCATCAAGAGCACGAAGGACTCGGCGGGCAGGTGGTAAGAGGCGGCGGCGCGGACGGATAACAGCATGGGGAATCCCTTCCTCAATGGACGCGTCGGTCTCGGCGCCATTATGGCGAGGATGGGCGGTTCTGGGCAGGGCGGAATCGCGAGGATCCGCCGCCGGCCGAGGCGCGCGTCAGGAGCGCGCCGCCTGCCACAGGGCGTCCAGATATCTCTGCGTCTGGATCGCGGCCTCGGCGTAGGCGGCCCGTCGCGCGAGGTCCCCGGACGCGGCGATCTCGGCGAAGTGGTCGACCATCAGCACCTCCTGCGCGAAGGCCGTCGGGGTCGGGATGAACGTCACGTCCTTCCGGGTCGCCGGCCCCGTGCGGAAGGTGTAGCCGACCGGGAGGTCGGGATTCTTGTAAGCGAAGCTGTCGGCCCAGTCCAGCACGAAATCGTCCATGCCGATCACGCCGGCGGTCCCGAAGAGCGAGAGGTCCATGGCTACCGTGCCCGCGGTGTAGCCGACGTCGAACGTCGAGGCCTCGCCCCCCTCGAAGGCGATCAGGCCCGAAGCCCGCACCACGGCCCCGTTCTCGGGGTCGCGTTCCAGGACGGCCGCGGCCTTCGCGACCCGGCCCGCGGGCGCGAGGTACTCGACCACCGCCCGCATCGAATACCACCCCAGGTCGCCGAGCGCGCCCGTCGGCTCCTGATTCACGTCGAGCCGGATGTTGCCGCGATCCGGCGACGGAATATAGAACGCCGTGTGGAGCGACCGGGGCGTGCCGAGTTCCTTCGAAGCCTTTACGGCGGCCGTGCGCGGGTGGTGGACGAAGTGGGTGGCGTCCAGGAACGCGAGCCCCGCGTTCGCGGCGGCCTTCGACATCCGCGCGACCGAGGCGACGTCGGCGAACGGCTTGTCCACCAGGACGTGCTTGCCGGCCGCGATCGCCGCGAGGGCGATCGGCTCCTTCGCCGTGGTCGGGGCGGCGACGTACACGGCCTCCACGTCGTCGCGGCCGAGCAGGGCCTCGACCCCCTCGACCGCGACGGCCCCCGGCCGGCCCGCGACGAAGCCCGTCGCGTTGGCGAGGCGTCGGCTCGACACGGCCGCGAGCCGGGCCTCCCGCGATCGCGCGATCGCGTCGGCGACCACGCCGGCGATCAGGCCCGTCCCCACGATGCCGAATCCGAGTCGTGCCATTTCCGAGGCTCCTCAACCAGGACGACGAAGCGACCGGCCCGATTGTAAATGCGTCGGGGCCGCCCGGCCACGGAGTGTCGCATGCCCGCCGCGACCGGGGGGGCGGCCTGACGACTCGGTCGCGGACTTCGAAGCGACGGTTTTCGGGCGGAGAAAACTTGCCGCCGCCCGGGGCTTCGGATGATGATGGTCGGTCCCTCTCCCCGTCGCTTCGACCGACGAGAACGAACCGCCGACGTCCTTCCCGCCGATCTCGAAACGAGGTGAACATGCTCAGCCTGCCGACGCGACTCGGGATGATCGCCTGTCTCTGGCTGGGGACGCAGTCCGGCGCGGCCGAGGCCCAGGATTCCGGCGCCCCGAAGGAGGTCCGCTACAAGGAGAGTCTCGCCCCTCTCGCGAATCCGGAGCGCGGCTTCTACGCGCCCCGGATGAGCCACCGGATGGACGGACTGGAGGGGTTGCGGGCGCGGGGCGTCACGCTGCTCCTCGTCGAGATGGACCTGCGCGATTTCAAGGATCGCGAGATCAGCCCGGAGAAGCTCGACGAGCTGCATCGCGCCTTCGTCAGGGCCCGGGAGAACGGGCTGAAGGTGGTCTTCCGGGCCGCGTACGGCTTCACCGGGCGGGACTACCGGGCCGACCCCAAGGACATCGGGCGGATCCAGGGCCACATCAAACAGCTCGGGGCGGTGTTCGCGGCCGATCGCGACGTGCTCTTCGCGGTCCAGGCGGGGATGCTCGGGCCCTGGGGCGAATGGCACGGGTCGAACCACGGCGACCCCCCGTCTTTGGAGGCGCGTCGCGCGGTGCTCTTCGGCCTGCTCGAAGCGGCGCCGGCTCCGATCCCGGTGCAGGTCCGCCGCCCCATGTTCGTCCGCGACCTGTTCGCCGGCGAGCCCGAGCTGACGGCCGAGACCGCCGCGAAAGGCGGCCCGCTCGCGCGGACCGGCTGGCACGACGACGCGCTGCTGAGCCTGCCGACCGACATGGGGACCTACGCGGAGCGGGGCTGGGATCGGGAACGTGAGTTGCGCTGGTGCGAGAACCACGGCAGATACACGCCCTTCGGCGGCGAGACGGTCCCCCCCTCGGCCAAGACGCCGATCGAGCAGGTGGTCCGCGAGCTGGAGCAGCTCCACGCGACCTATCTGAACAGCGCCTATCACCGGGGGACGATCGACGGCTGGCGCAAGGCCGAACACCGCGGCGAGAACGCCTACGCCCACATCGAGCGCCGTCTCGGCTACCGGCTGGTCGCGGACAAGCTCCGCCACCCGGCGACGGTCGCGCCGGGCGGGACCCTGCGCATCGAGCTGGAGCTGAGGAACGTCGGCTTCGCGGCCCCCACGCTGCCTCGCGAGGTGGCGGTCGTGCTGAGCCGGGGCGACGTTCGATGCCGGGCCGTCGCCGACGCGGACCCCCGGCGCTGGGGGCCGGAAGGGCCGATCCGCGTGAGCGTCGACTTGCCCATTCCGACGGACGCCCCGCGCGGCCCCTGGACGCTCTCGCTGCACCTCGCGGACCCCTCGCCGAGCCTGCGGGACGACGGGCGTTTCGCCGTCCGGCTGGCCAACGACGACGTCCGCTTCATCGACTCGTCCGGCTGGAACGTCCTCGCCGAGGACGTGGAAGTCCGCTGAGAGACGTCGGAAGCGCGGCTGATCGTCACGGAAGTTGGGACCGGGGGCGCCGGATTCGTCGCTATGTGTTCCTATCGAGCCGCCGCGTCCGGCCCGCCGATCCGACGT
Protein-coding regions in this window:
- a CDS encoding Gfo/Idh/MocA family protein, with amino-acid sequence MARLGFGIVGTGLIAGVVADAIARSREARLAAVSSRRLANATGFVAGRPGAVAVEGVEALLGRDDVEAVYVAAPTTAKEPIALAAIAAGKHVLVDKPFADVASVARMSKAAANAGLAFLDATHFVHHPRTAAVKASKELGTPRSLHTAFYIPSPDRGNIRLDVNQEPTGALGDLGWYSMRAVVEYLAPAGRVAKAAAVLERDPENGAVVRASGLIAFEGGEASTFDVGYTAGTVAMDLSLFGTAGVIGMDDFVLDWADSFAYKNPDLPVGYTFRTGPATRKDVTFIPTPTAFAQEVLMVDHFAEIAASGDLARRAAYAEAAIQTQRYLDALWQAARS
- a CDS encoding DUF4832 domain-containing protein yields the protein MLSLPTRLGMIACLWLGTQSGAAEAQDSGAPKEVRYKESLAPLANPERGFYAPRMSHRMDGLEGLRARGVTLLLVEMDLRDFKDREISPEKLDELHRAFVRARENGLKVVFRAAYGFTGRDYRADPKDIGRIQGHIKQLGAVFAADRDVLFAVQAGMLGPWGEWHGSNHGDPPSLEARRAVLFGLLEAAPAPIPVQVRRPMFVRDLFAGEPELTAETAAKGGPLARTGWHDDALLSLPTDMGTYAERGWDRERELRWCENHGRYTPFGGETVPPSAKTPIEQVVRELEQLHATYLNSAYHRGTIDGWRKAEHRGENAYAHIERRLGYRLVADKLRHPATVAPGGTLRIELELRNVGFAAPTLPREVAVVLSRGDVRCRAVADADPRRWGPEGPIRVSVDLPIPTDAPRGPWTLSLHLADPSPSLRDDGRFAVRLANDDVRFIDSSGWNVLAEDVEVR